TGCCGCCCTTGATCGTCGTCCCGGCGGCGAGGCCGGTCATCATCGCGTTGTAGTTCTGCTCGAACGCCGCCTCGGTCGTCACGCCCGGCGACACACCAGGCACCGAGTCGAGGATGCCGCTCAGCGCGGCGGGGAGGACATCGTTGTTGCCGATCCAGATGCTCACGAACGTCGGCTTTGCGTCTAACGCGCGCTGCACCTGCGTCTTGCCGCCGAGGATGAACGTCGTCAGCGGACCGCCGCCGCCGGTGCCGATCGGACTCGCCGGATCGAACGAGGCGGCGCCGGGCACGGCCACGTTGTTCAGCACGGCGACTCCGGCAACCTGCGATCGGAACGAACACGTGGTCGACGTGCCGCCGCCGACGCGCGTGCCTTCCGGAAAACTGTCGATCGGCGGCGGGCAGCCGGGGTTGGCAAGGCTGGCCACCGTGAAGGGCGTGTTCATCTGCCGCGCGAGCAACACCGGGTAGGCTTGCCGCTGCGTGGAGTCGTTGATGCCGCCCGACTGAAATCCGGCGGTGAGGCTGTTGCCGAGCGAGACGTAGCTCGCGAACAACGGATCGACCGGGGGCTTGGGTACGACGAGGTCTTTGGTGGTGTTGCAGGCGGCGCCTGCGG
This DNA window, taken from Gemmatimonadaceae bacterium, encodes the following:
- a CDS encoding SGNH/GDSL hydrolase family protein, with amino-acid sequence MSRERNLVAGAVALLVAAGAACNTTKDLVVPKPPVDPLFASYVSLGNSLTAGFQSGGINDSTQRQAYPVLLARQMNTPFTVASLANPGCPPPIDSFPEGTRVGGGTSTTCSFRSQVAGVAVLNNVAVPGAASFDPASPIGTGGGGPLTTFILGGKTQVQRALDAKPTFVSIWIGNNDVLPAALSGILDSVPGVSPGVTTEAAFEQNYNAMMTGLAAGTTIKGGILIGVVNVSNAPIFFPAPALFAPGVLPELEAAVGHSITVDTSCTPTTQSVINFELLESMRAGTAPDTIACHALANHANGLGEVFVLDATEIAAVTQAVAGYNAFIQQTAANKGWAYFDPNPTLEQLRESGQIPVLPDVTQPTKAFGDFISLDGIHPAAAAHVVLANLMIQAINTQYSTTIPTLPSP